A single genomic interval of Stieleria maiorica harbors:
- the rpsB gene encoding 30S ribosomal protein S2 — MSNPIVQEMIEAGVHFGHRTSLWNPKMKPYIFGSKNQIHILDIRETLRGMLRAKKYLGQVAAGGSLILFVGTKRQAGEAIEEQASRCGMPFVSERWLGGTLTNFRTIRSRLGRLEELETIRGSDAINGYSKKMQSALNREYRKMYRNLNGLRTMNRLPECLFIVDPGKERNAVREAKRLGITTVGLIDTDSDPSLIDLPIPGNDDGIRSIELILKQLADAVNAGKGQADIGAPAAETAPAEQATEAVAAEPQPAEASPEA; from the coding sequence ATGTCTAACCCGATCGTACAAGAGATGATTGAAGCCGGTGTCCATTTCGGTCACCGCACGAGTCTGTGGAACCCGAAGATGAAGCCCTACATCTTCGGCAGCAAGAACCAGATCCACATTTTGGATATCCGCGAGACCCTTCGCGGCATGCTTCGCGCCAAGAAATACCTGGGCCAAGTCGCCGCGGGCGGATCGTTGATTCTGTTCGTCGGGACCAAGCGTCAAGCCGGCGAAGCGATCGAGGAACAGGCCAGCCGCTGTGGCATGCCCTTCGTCAGCGAGCGATGGCTGGGAGGCACGTTGACCAATTTCCGCACCATTCGCAGCCGACTGGGCCGTTTGGAAGAGCTGGAAACGATTCGCGGCAGCGACGCGATCAACGGCTACAGCAAGAAAATGCAATCGGCGCTCAATCGCGAGTACCGCAAGATGTACCGCAACTTGAACGGGTTGCGGACGATGAACCGTTTGCCCGAGTGCTTGTTCATCGTCGACCCGGGCAAGGAACGCAATGCGGTTCGCGAAGCAAAGCGTTTGGGCATCACGACGGTGGGGCTGATCGATACCGACAGCGACCCATCACTGATCGACCTTCCGATCCCCGGCAACGACGACGGGATCCGAAGCATCGAATTGATCCTGAAACAACTGGCCGACGCGGTGAACGCCGGCAAGGGCCAAGCCGACATCGGTGCCCCGGCGGCGGAAACTGCCCCGGCCGAGCAAGCGACCGAAGCGGTTGCTGCCGAACCCCAGCCGGCCGAAGCGAGTCCGGAAGCCTAA
- a CDS encoding apolipoprotein acyltransferase yields the protein MTTAPFVQRCRELASRAGGGETPEGGPGPELSESESLIGFFQLFRPDGSQLSGLFDAFPQGDQLSDRLQRVYAAAGDDRRPQGGRDAFFIVRSPSPLEPETAEHHGVTWIDGLRQFAEAVGDDRVAEKLASPPKIRVLEGIPPKHPKHPHERSELLNVFLDHAPTLPEKAAGVDPHAELLRPAYYFVACDAMLRDYLMWPFYARQTGLADPLGSYFALWTHGVKFRIFQEDQVDLYLPRHPA from the coding sequence ATGACGACTGCCCCTTTCGTTCAACGCTGCCGTGAACTCGCCTCCCGGGCCGGGGGTGGCGAGACTCCAGAGGGCGGTCCGGGGCCGGAATTGAGCGAATCAGAATCGCTGATCGGATTCTTCCAGCTCTTTCGGCCCGACGGCAGCCAGCTCTCCGGCCTTTTTGATGCCTTTCCACAAGGAGACCAGCTCTCCGATCGGCTGCAACGCGTCTACGCCGCCGCGGGTGACGACCGCCGCCCCCAAGGCGGTCGCGACGCGTTCTTTATCGTTCGCTCGCCGAGCCCTTTGGAACCCGAAACCGCCGAGCATCACGGCGTGACCTGGATCGACGGCCTGCGGCAGTTCGCCGAAGCGGTCGGTGACGATCGCGTCGCCGAAAAGCTCGCCTCGCCTCCAAAAATTCGCGTCCTGGAAGGCATCCCGCCGAAACACCCCAAGCATCCGCACGAGCGCAGCGAGCTGCTGAACGTTTTCTTGGACCACGCACCGACCCTGCCCGAAAAAGCCGCCGGCGTCGACCCGCATGCCGAATTGTTGCGCCCGGCTTACTACTTCGTGGCCTGTGACGCCATGCTTCGCGACTACCTGATGTGGCCGTTCTATGCCCGGCAAACGGGCCTCGCCGATCCGCTTGGCAGCTATTTCGCCCTCTGGACGCACGGGGTCAAATTCCGGATTTTCCAGGAAGACCAAGTCGACCTCTACCTGCCGCGGCACCCGGCCTGA
- a CDS encoding phosphonatase-like hydrolase: MIELVVFDMAGTTVDEDNVVYKTVRAAINAAGYEFTQAQVQATGAGKEKSQAIRDVLALDGGPHDDDEVATIFADFKSRLKTAYEDLNVQEQPGASELFRALRARGIRVVLNTGYDRPTALKLIDKIGWNVGRDVDALVTASDVDRGRPYGDMIIKAMQELGIKSAEHVAKVGDSQIDIHEGQDAGCALCVGITTGAQTREQLAQAAPTEIIDRLMDLLPLVAKREQRP, encoded by the coding sequence GTGATTGAATTGGTCGTCTTTGACATGGCGGGCACAACGGTCGACGAGGACAACGTCGTCTACAAGACCGTTCGGGCCGCGATTAATGCCGCGGGATACGAGTTCACGCAAGCGCAAGTCCAAGCGACCGGCGCCGGCAAAGAAAAATCGCAAGCGATCCGCGACGTGCTGGCGCTCGATGGGGGGCCGCATGACGACGATGAAGTCGCAACGATCTTTGCGGATTTCAAGTCGCGTCTGAAAACCGCGTACGAAGATCTGAACGTCCAGGAACAACCGGGGGCAAGCGAACTGTTCCGGGCCTTGCGAGCACGTGGCATCCGCGTCGTACTGAACACCGGATACGACCGCCCCACCGCGTTGAAATTGATCGACAAAATCGGCTGGAACGTCGGTCGTGATGTCGACGCCCTGGTCACCGCGTCGGACGTCGACCGCGGACGGCCCTACGGCGACATGATCATCAAAGCCATGCAAGAACTGGGTATCAAGTCTGCCGAGCACGTCGCGAAAGTCGGCGATTCACAGATCGACATTCACGAAGGACAAGACGCCGGGTGTGCGCTTTGTGTCGGCATCACCACCGGAGCCCAGACCCGCGAGCAACTCGCCCAGGCCGCCCCGACCGAGATCATCGATCGCTTGATGGATCTGTTGCCGCTGGTTGCGAAGCGTGAACAGCGTCCCTGA
- the frr gene encoding ribosome recycling factor yields MSAEETLMDAEERMEKAISVLGTQLSGIRTGRATPGLVDSLKVEAYGSTSPLKQLASIGTPEPQQILIRPYDAGTIKDIEKAIVGSDLGLNPQNDGRVIRLNIPALSTDVRKKMVSRIKELAEDAKISIRNIRRDANKTADQLEKDKELTEDDRDKLKNDVQELLKKFEDQINEMAKTREAEVLEA; encoded by the coding sequence ATGTCCGCCGAAGAAACCTTGATGGACGCCGAAGAACGTATGGAAAAGGCGATCAGCGTACTGGGCACACAACTTTCCGGGATCCGCACCGGCCGCGCCACCCCCGGTCTGGTCGATTCGCTCAAGGTCGAAGCCTACGGGTCGACCTCGCCGCTCAAGCAACTCGCCTCGATCGGGACACCCGAGCCGCAGCAAATCTTGATTCGACCGTACGATGCCGGCACCATCAAAGACATCGAAAAGGCGATCGTGGGCAGCGACCTGGGACTGAACCCGCAAAACGACGGACGCGTGATTCGGTTGAACATCCCCGCACTTTCGACCGACGTGCGAAAGAAGATGGTTTCGCGGATCAAGGAACTGGCCGAAGACGCCAAGATCTCGATCCGCAACATCCGCCGCGATGCCAACAAGACCGCCGATCAGCTGGAAAAAGACAAGGAGCTGACCGAAGACGATCGCGACAAGCTAAAGAATGACGTCCAGGAATTGCTCAAGAAGTTCGAAGACCAGATCAACGAGATGGCCAAGACGCGCGAAGCCGAAGTGCTGGAAGCGTAA
- the tsf gene encoding translation elongation factor Ts: MAISAKDVSELRKSTGAGMMDCKKALMESGGDIDGALDYLRKKGQKVAAKRADREANEGVVVAVTEGGKGVLLALSCETDFVAKNEEFIAFAEKLAKLALDSGVETKDEVTKLELDGETVAEKLIERTGTIGEKIEIADYQTIQGDNLASYIHAGSKIGVLLSYKDGGKDDAGEFFRKVSMHVAAMKPSILTPDEFDAELVAKETEALQGQIKVENEDRARLGKTLKTVPQYASRSQLTPEVMQKVEDDIKAELKAEGKPEKIWDKIIPGKLDRFIADNTLLDQERCLLSQFYALDDTKTVEAAVKEFSPEAEVVAFKRVAVGAAS, translated from the coding sequence ATGGCGATTTCAGCCAAAGATGTAAGCGAGCTGCGCAAGTCCACCGGCGCCGGCATGATGGACTGCAAAAAGGCGTTGATGGAATCCGGCGGCGACATCGACGGCGCCTTGGATTACCTGCGCAAGAAAGGCCAAAAGGTCGCCGCCAAGCGCGCCGATCGCGAAGCCAACGAGGGTGTCGTGGTGGCGGTCACCGAAGGCGGCAAGGGTGTCCTGCTGGCACTCAGCTGCGAAACCGATTTCGTTGCCAAGAACGAAGAATTCATCGCGTTTGCCGAAAAGCTGGCCAAACTTGCCTTGGACAGCGGTGTCGAAACCAAGGATGAAGTCACCAAGCTCGAACTGGACGGCGAAACGGTCGCGGAGAAACTGATCGAGCGAACCGGGACGATCGGCGAAAAGATCGAAATCGCCGACTACCAAACGATCCAAGGTGACAACCTGGCGTCCTACATCCACGCCGGCAGCAAGATCGGCGTGCTGTTGTCCTACAAGGACGGCGGCAAGGATGATGCCGGGGAATTCTTCCGCAAAGTCTCGATGCACGTGGCCGCGATGAAGCCTTCGATCCTGACCCCCGATGAGTTCGATGCCGAACTGGTCGCCAAGGAAACCGAAGCGCTGCAAGGACAGATCAAGGTCGAGAACGAAGACCGCGCACGATTGGGCAAAACGCTCAAGACGGTGCCCCAGTACGCCAGCCGCTCGCAACTGACACCGGAAGTCATGCAGAAGGTCGAAGACGACATCAAGGCAGAACTGAAGGCCGAAGGCAAGCCGGAGAAGATCTGGGACAAGATCATCCCCGGGAAACTGGACCGGTTCATCGCCGACAACACGCTGCTGGACCAGGAGCGCTGCTTGCTCAGCCAGTTCTACGCCCTGGACGACACCAAGACCGTCGAAGCGGCGGTGAAGGAATTCAGCCCCGAAGCCGAGGTCGTGGCGTTCAAACGCGTGGCCGTCGGTGCGGCATCCTGA
- the pyrH gene encoding UMP kinase, whose amino-acid sequence MSNASATPQLRYQRVVLKLSGESLADSGGRGISSQEMSDIAEQIRQAHSSGCQIAIVIGGGNILRGAQFSGSNALVQEATAHYMGMLATVINSLAMQDALETLGLSTRVMSAVPMDKIAETFIRRRAIRHLTKGRVIILAAGIGNPFVTTDTAAAQRALEIDADVVLKATRVDGVYSDDPEKNPHAVLYDRLTYQQVNEKQLRVMDATAIALCQEHAKPILVFNFKKSGSIVRAINGETVGTWIGSEK is encoded by the coding sequence ATGTCTAACGCCTCTGCCACACCCCAGCTCCGTTACCAGCGTGTCGTCCTTAAGCTGAGCGGTGAGAGCTTGGCCGATTCCGGGGGCCGCGGCATCAGCAGCCAAGAGATGTCCGACATCGCCGAACAGATCCGCCAGGCGCACAGCAGTGGCTGCCAGATCGCGATCGTGATCGGCGGCGGGAACATCTTGCGCGGCGCCCAGTTCTCCGGCAGCAACGCGCTCGTCCAAGAAGCAACGGCGCATTACATGGGGATGCTGGCCACGGTGATCAACTCGCTTGCCATGCAGGACGCCCTGGAAACACTCGGGCTGTCGACGCGCGTGATGTCCGCCGTGCCGATGGACAAGATCGCCGAAACCTTCATTCGCCGGCGTGCGATCCGACATCTGACCAAAGGCCGGGTGATCATCCTTGCCGCCGGGATCGGTAACCCGTTCGTGACCACCGACACCGCCGCGGCCCAACGGGCGCTGGAGATCGACGCGGACGTGGTCCTGAAAGCGACGCGTGTCGATGGCGTCTATAGCGATGACCCCGAAAAGAACCCCCACGCGGTGCTATACGACCGACTGACCTACCAGCAGGTCAACGAAAAGCAACTCCGCGTCATGGACGCCACCGCGATCGCACTGTGCCAGGAACACGCCAAACCGATTTTGGTGTTCAACTTCAAAAAATCGGGAAGCATCGTCCGGGCGATCAACGGCGAAACCGTCGGCACCTGGATCGGGTCGGAGAAGTGA
- a CDS encoding TIGR03364 family FAD-dependent oxidoreductase, which produces MDSDNKYDLIVVGAGVLGTFHAYEALRRGKRVLLVDKNSRPVGATVRNFGQVVPSGMDTAWQRLGRDSLDIYKSIQAEFDLSVRHEGSIYLASDAEETALIEELHAINRCDGYHSQLWTKQQCKSRYPLLCDSYCRAGLFFPDEVSVDPRKMVLRLHDYLREQLGLTIAMSTCVQRLDRSSSDSVTAHCTDGRTFQSEKAIVCSGVEFGILFPELFQCDEIETVKLQMVMLAAQSPGALPGNVLTGHSIRRYESFAACPSYHSIKEREDPDSLWRKWGVHILFKQEVDGHIILGDSHEYAPTSRADELSFDLQMPINRFFVSQAQQIMGLANWDIQRTWAGMYCQSKHPSGIFQRTLDDDIHIATAIGGKGMTGSAGFAKQHLKEIYGD; this is translated from the coding sequence GTGGATAGCGATAACAAGTACGACCTGATTGTGGTTGGCGCAGGTGTTTTAGGAACCTTCCACGCCTACGAGGCGTTGCGGCGAGGCAAACGCGTGCTGCTGGTCGACAAGAACTCACGGCCGGTTGGGGCAACGGTCCGCAACTTCGGACAGGTCGTCCCTTCCGGAATGGACACGGCGTGGCAACGCTTGGGACGCGACAGCTTGGACATTTACAAATCGATCCAAGCGGAGTTTGACCTGTCGGTCCGACATGAAGGAAGCATTTATTTGGCGTCCGACGCGGAGGAAACCGCGTTGATCGAAGAACTGCACGCGATCAACCGCTGTGACGGCTATCACTCTCAATTGTGGACCAAGCAGCAATGCAAATCGCGTTACCCGCTACTGTGCGACTCGTACTGCCGGGCCGGACTGTTCTTTCCCGACGAAGTTTCCGTCGACCCACGCAAGATGGTGCTTCGCCTGCACGACTACCTGCGTGAACAACTCGGATTGACGATCGCGATGTCGACCTGCGTTCAACGGCTTGATCGATCTTCGTCGGACTCCGTGACTGCACACTGCACCGATGGACGAACCTTTCAAAGCGAAAAGGCGATCGTCTGCTCGGGCGTCGAGTTCGGAATACTGTTCCCCGAATTGTTCCAATGCGATGAAATCGAAACGGTCAAATTGCAAATGGTCATGCTGGCCGCACAGTCACCGGGGGCGTTGCCTGGCAACGTGCTGACCGGGCATTCGATCCGCCGCTATGAAAGCTTCGCCGCTTGCCCTTCGTATCACTCCATCAAAGAACGCGAAGACCCCGATAGCTTGTGGAGAAAGTGGGGCGTTCATATCTTGTTCAAACAAGAAGTCGACGGGCACATCATCCTGGGCGATTCACACGAATATGCCCCGACATCGCGGGCCGACGAATTGAGTTTTGACTTGCAGATGCCGATCAACCGGTTTTTTGTTTCGCAAGCACAACAGATCATGGGGCTGGCCAACTGGGACATCCAGCGCACTTGGGCCGGCATGTACTGTCAATCCAAACATCCCTCGGGAATCTTCCAACGCACGTTGGACGATGACATCCACATTGCAACCGCGATCGGCGGCAAAGGGATGACCGGCAGCGCGGGATTCGCCAAACAACATTTAAAGGAAATCTACGGTGATTGA